CCCTTCAAAAATTCTGTCGACTGATTCAGAATCTTGTCGATTATGGACTGGTCGTCTCCCTTCATGCTAATCATTTCACTCGATTCTGTTTCTTTTTGACGTTTCGATAATAATTCGacctccttttctttatttttcacaatattttgtagATCTTGCACTTGATTATTCAAATTATCAACATTTTTCtacaaaaaatcaacaaaactaGATGCCTTATGTTGATTAGTCGCATTTTCAATATCAAATCTCAATTTCTACAACAAGCTAACTTAAAAACAAACCTCGTTGTCCCCTTCCAACTTAGATATAACATCCAAATACTTGATTACAGCACTGCTCTCGTCCTTTAGCCACATTGCTTGGAAGGGCGGTTTTGAAGCTGACCAATTATTTTCTAAcataagataaacaaaaaaaactaccCAAATTTTGATCAAATGTCAAATCCGTGTTTATTTCTTCTGGAATTTCTTTATTTCCACGGAATCGGCTAAGTTCAATTTCCTGTCTGACTTTAACCAGTTCGTCCTTGAGGAGATCCTTTGAGGTGGTCAACTTGTCGGATTCGTCATTCAAAAGTCCTGACATTTGGCATAAattctaaaacatttttatagcgttttgtacatatatttccTCGTTTTTTGTGTTGAGTTCATTTTTTAAGCTAATCAACTCTAATTTCATTGTTTTGTGGGAAGATATGAGTCCATCCAGTTGACTGCTAAAGTTATCGCaagcttaataaaataaatttttatttttactggtttGAAGGCGACACTTTTCTTCCTCCAACATGTAATTAGAGGCTTTGAGGGTGTCAAACtcctttaaataaaaataactaaaattactttcattttcttgtttttctcttccaATTCTGATTCCAAATTTTTGATCTCATAATTTTTAGATTCCAAAGACATTTTTAGGTTATCAGAATCTTTCATGAGTACTTTCAAGTATTTTTGCAAAtccttaaataataaaaataaaaacttctaCTTCATTTTGATTACTTTTACGATTTAATTTTTCCGATTCCAGTACTTTGAGTTTTGTCTCGGCTTTTAGTTTTTCGCCCATACGAGATATTTCATTTTCCAAAGCctttaaaactattattaaataaaaaacgattatttttgcttctttttctttcaaaataatcTCATATTTGCCACATTTTAATTCTTGTGAATCAACCTCTCCCTTCAATATTTTCAATTCGTTTTTAGCCAAGTTCAGCTCATTTGAGACGTTCTAACATCTCAACCTCACAAAAAACTCACCAAATAGTCCTGATTGCGAATCGCTTCTTTACAGGGTGTTTCGTTTACAAAATTTGCTTGGAGAGATGGTTCGTTTTCAAAGTTGTATTTGTTTTCTCCTGCGCTTGTAAAATCTTTTCTGGTTATTTCAAATCGAGTTTGGCTGTTTTCGATTTCATTTTGAACTTTgattatttcttcctgaagaaggCTCCTTGATTTGGCAAGTTTTTCAGATTCGCTGTCTAAAAATCCTGACATTTGACATAAATCCTAAAATTCAGTTTCTatgcaaaaaatacatatatttcttcatttttgaactttaatttgttttttaagtcaACTAACTCGTTCTTCATTTCCCTCTGAGACACGATTAGCCCGTCCAACTGTCCGTTAAATTCCTGGCAGTCTAAAATCCAATAAACCTACGAATACTCAAATTCAActcctctttatttgttctcatATCAGAATTTTCCAATTTTTGTAATTccttaaaaaatagtaaaaatgaagTACTTCAAGTTTTTCAGTTTTGTTGTTGAGTTCTTGTTTCAAGTTCATTACTTCACAACTAAGAGATTCGTTTAGAATTTTGACGTTGTTGTAATCTGTCATGATTGCGTCAATATGATACTTTAGTTTCTAATAAAATAAGCTTTGTTATTTTACttgattttcatctttttctaTTTCCAATTTTTCTGTGATTTCTTTTGCGCTGGAAAAAGCGGTTTGCAATTCCTAAATTTGATTCAATTTGTCTACTCTAATCTGGGAGTCCTTTTCATTCGCAATCTCCTCGTTctcaaatttgtttctttttatcaattCGTTTAATTCTCTTTTAAGGATTGAACATTGTTCAAGAATATTCTTAATAATCACACAAGTATAATTTTACTtgattttcttgttctttttcgttaattttgtcattatatatatcattatttttttgaaTACAATCCTTCAGATTctaaaaatattagtttttattttacattaatctccTGTTCATAAAAAAGCATATTTTCCTTCAAATCTGTCATTCTTGCCTGCCAATTAGACTCTGAGATTTCAGTTTGAGCATTCAAATCAGAAATCATATACAAAGCGTCGGCATAGTCGTCTTTCaaattctaccaattatatatctAGACATACTTGGAGTTCCATTTGAGTTAAGTAAAGTCGATTAGACAGGTCATCTACCAATTCTTGATGTTCTTCAGAAGAAATAATTTCTTGGTTGTTGGCTTGAAGAATGAATTCTTCATTGATTTCATTTTCAACGTTGAAATAGTCTTTTTCTGGTTTATTTGCGGTTTGTATTTCTTCAGTCATAACTTGGTCCGAAAAATTGtcgaaattcttttttttaatacaacaatattacattttgtatttctgtttgtctttcgggatattttgataattttttttccaattctcGAATTTGTGTTTTTAAAGCGTCATTGACCATATCCTTGCCCCGGATGACCGCCTCGAGTCGGACAGTCTCGTCGTCCGTAGATTCTGAATCAAATGTCACTTTTTTAGCCTTTCTGATTCCAGAATTCTGAAAATCATAACATTTGACGATTCAAACTTCTGGTTTCAAGTTTTCGAAAGTCTCTCCTATATTTTCAGGACCAAGTTCacccaaactgtccaactcacaTTCAATAACAATTCCAGGAACACCTTCTGCAGTGCACTAAAGATTTTAAGAGCTATGTAAAATACAGGTTCGGACTGATAGGACATCTCATGTTCAGGTTGTTCAAATTTCTCGAAATCTCTAAAATCGATTTTTTAAGTCCATGTTTAAACTTGATTGGAAAAtcgatttcttctattttttgatTTTCCAAGTTCTCATCCTCAGATAAACTCGTGTCtaaataaagttgttttataaTCAATCAAACGGttatcaatgtttatttttacGTCCGAATCAGATTTTTGTTGTCTAACCAAGTTTTCGGAGGTCTCCAGACGATTGTCGTCTGCAGTTGCAAACAGTGGAGAGAGCGTAGTGTAAAGAGCAATTTTTGAGTCCTGCAAGTTCTCGAGAGCGTTGGAATAGTTTTTAGATGTGGAATACATAAATTCGTAATCGTGGATATATTTCTGATTTAAAGCTtctaattctttgattttttgttcgtttttagCAATCTATCATGTTTGTTGATTAAAAAACAGTCTCAACTTGTATGCGAAGTGAATTTATTTCTCGGTCCTTGTTTTCGAGTTGTgatttcatgtttgtttgttcttgAAGTAAAATTGTGTTTTCTTCCTGTAGAAAGGCAACCGTATCTTCATTTCCAATTGTaaaattcttgtatttttttattaaaatactttttgtAGACTCAAAAATTTTTCTCGTTGGTCTCTAAACGCGAAATCTCTTTGGGacaattcttgttttgttttttctagtgATTCTTCCAGCATATTCAAACAAGTACATTTCAGTTCTAATTCATTCAGTTCTTGCCTAAAATAAACACTGATTTAATTTTTACTGTTTTCTAGAACTTTCCTCAGATAATTTTGAAAGTTCTTGCATCCACGTGTCTCGTTCTGCTGCATGAGATTTGCACAATTTTGAATATTCTTCGATAAGACTGTCGAGATGAAGGTTCGTTTTGTTTTGGGGATTTTCATTTTTGGTTTCCATTTTGgttattaattatttctaaagTACAATGGGAGCCCCAGTAAATTCAAATATTTGTGGTTTAAGAGAAacaatgattatatcaaaataattaatttctgttCATCATTTTCAAAAGGTGAAAAATGATGCTCAAAATATATGCCATTTAAAATTGGAATAACTAATTACTTTATTAACGATGTCGATAGTAACAAtagtacaaaatataatattataacatatttGGTTTGCCATTATATTTACAGTTATTTAAATAGATTATGATATaactaaatttaaataatttctgttttaacatttctaataataatttaaagtaaaattataatttataatttattttcttcagaaaGTAATAATTTAAGTCTTTTTCGGatgatatttttaccttttttactAGATCCCTCTGAAATTGGGTTCGCCGGTCTCCCGTTCTTTCTGTGTGCTTACCGCCAACCCAAAGTTGTTCTCGGAATCCCCAACTCTTGAAGTTTTTTTCTATACTTTGCCTTTCGATCAAATTCTAAAATCACCTAAGATTATCGTGGCTAACTCTATGTCTCATTTGATTATTTTCTGAATGAGAAACTGATTGGTGCGTTTGTCCCTGTTTTCTAATGGATAGTCTGGAATTTTCAATTCAGCCCAATATAATCATATCAATGTTGTTTACGCTTCTCTCTTTATATTCTATCTCCCACTTTGCCTACTCACACTCAACTGCCTTTTATCTAAATAAAATAGTGAGATATATTCACTTTGTTTGTGTTTGCCAAGAAAACAAATATCCTTGATTGACTACCTACACTCGGAAAGAAAAAGACGTCATGACTGTTCCTGAGGATCTCAGTGGTGATTCTGTGGGAACTATTAGCTATCCTTCACTTCTCGAATTATACAATAAACATAAAATGCGCTCGCAATCGAGCTTGGCCGCTTACTTCCTGACGTTGTTATTTTGATTATGAATTTATCAATTGTGGAATAAAAccgaaaaaaacataaaattat
This genomic window from Octopus sinensis unplaced genomic scaffold, ASM634580v1 Contig13153, whole genome shotgun sequence contains:
- the LOC115229599 gene encoding uncharacterized protein LOC115229599; protein product: MKSQLENKDREINSLRIQIAKNEQKIKELEALNQKYIHDYEFMYSTSKNYSNALENLQDSKIALYTTLSPLFATADDNRLETSENLVRQQKSDSDVKINIDNHTSLSEDENLENQKIEEIDFPIKDFEKFEQPEHEMSYQRCSWNCY